The following DNA comes from Ooceraea biroi isolate clonal line C1 chromosome 11, Obir_v5.4, whole genome shotgun sequence.
aaaaataattattccagCACAGCGCAGCGAGATATATCGATCTGGTCTCGCACGCTTAACAGCGATTAATCGCCATTGCGGTTAATTAAAAGAGGAGTGGCGGAGAGAATTCGTCACCAGACATCGGACGTCGTCCCATCGCTTCTCCTCGGCGCGAGATACTTTATCGCAGCAGGCCGCTCGCGATGAGAGGAACACCCGCGAGAACGATCGCTCGAAAGGTCTGCCACCGGAAAATCAATGACGCGGCCGCCAGTCGCCGCCATGTTGCGCTGCATTCGCCGCGTGTATTCATCCGCGCCGGCCGTCgcacgcgcggcgcgacggcgCCCGCGCGTCGACATGTAGTGCGCGGTGCGCGCGGAAGTAGCTCGCTGTCGCGTCACGAATGCGCCGTTCCGGCGAATCTCGTTGAATCGTCATCAACGATGGGACAATGATTTTTTAGCGAGCGCCCGTCGTGGTCGCGCGACGGACGCGAAGGCGGAATTCCCGGTGAAAAGGTCGGGCGCTTCGACCGGCGGAGCCGCTGGCGGCGCCACCGGCGCGGCAGCCGTGTCGCTCGtgaacggagagaaagaggtgcGGTGTTGCGTGACTGGGTGCGAGCGATCGTGTAGCGCGTGTGTGTTTGTTGTGTTGCGCGAGAATAAACGATTTTAAGTAAGTCCTCCGTGTTCTCCTGTTCGGGAAAGGTGCCTGCGAacgaggagaaggaagagcGAAGAGTGCAACCGGGGAAGCAGCGTGAGAACGAGAAAAGCGAGTGTGCGAGAGcaagaacaagagagagagagagaacgaacgaacgagagagagagagagagagagaacgcgcgaaaggaataaaaagagagaaagagtgagaacgAGCGAGAAAGTGAACACGCGCCGGaaggagtgagagagaaacagtGTCATCGGCTGATCCGCTGGGGCCATCGCGCGTTACGGGCAAGCAGCACAGCATGTCGTCGTACATCCAGGTAGCCGAGGACGAGGGCGAGGAACCGATCGAGCTGCCCACGGAGGACGACACCACGCTCCTGCTCACCACCCTGTCCGCCCAGTTTCCCGGCACGTGCGGCCTGAAATACCGCAATCCGGAGTCGCGGACGATGCGCGGCGTCCGGCTGGTCGACGGACGTCTACATCCACCCGAGAACGGCTGGGGCAAGGCGATCTACTTTTGCGTGTTCCCCAaaggtattttatttataacgccACCCCCTCCCTTCTCTCCCcggccgcgagcgagcgcgcggtaTTTATACCGTGGCGGCGCTGCGCGCGCTCGCCCGCCCGCCCGCTAGCTCCGCTTCGGagcggacgagcgagcgagggaaTGCGGAGGACGATGCTCCCGTGAATTatcgagggggagagagagagactatgAACATGTCCCTTCTctttgtatcttgtatcttgcCCGTAAAATTGTTGTAATTTCACGCCTCTGTCGTCATGAATTTCGGTGCAGCTAGTGATGACAGCTGGATCGATCGGCTGGGCAATTTTGGAGTGTCAAGATTTATTTGTCCATTGGGAGCCATAAATCATGAGTCCTTTGAGTGTATCGGTTACGGGAAGCTCCTCCGCATTCGCCTGCCTTGCGCCTTTTCATTGCTTCACTTCATGCGTGCCACATGAATGTCAAGTAGATGGAATTATGTTCTCATGGCCCATGATAATTCATGCCACAATTAATCGTTGAAGGATCaataatttgttaatgcaCCACACGTGCGAATCGGGATACTCTAAactctttttctgtctttccCTTCTggtctcttttctctcttgtctgtcttttttttttattttttttctcagcCAAGAGTCAGAAGTCGTTACACGTGAACACTTATTATGTCTTTTCAGAGAACAAACGTAAATCTGATGACAATTTGGAAAATTCCACAGCTAAAACTAAGAGAATGGAAACGAAGTTGCGTTGCACTGACTTGATTGTACTCGGTTTACCATGGAAAACTACCGAGCAGAACTTGCGCGAGTATTTTGAAACGTTTGGTGAAGTTCTAATGGCCCAGGTGAGTCTTTCTATGCGCTTGCCGATTGCGCTCGCGCTTGGGTTTGACAAGTAACACGCAAGGATGGTGCGTCTCACTAATTCTTTCTTGTGTGCCTCGTGCGCAGCTTACTAATCTGTTGGCTAAGCGATAACAATAGTCTTAGGTTTACATGATAGAGCTATCTCTTGAAAGGCAGCGACAACCAGGCTTTTAACAAACTTTTAATTCACAcattgaatttataaaaatttattttaaagtattATGTATTCACGTACTTTAATACCTCTCTTAATCGcacagatatatttttattaaagcttgcatatgcgcgcgcgcgagcgctcaATTGATAATACATTTGTGTGATAAGCGGAGGTGATAATTGAGAGAAACTGGAACGTTGTCTCACTCACACGAACGCGCGTTTGAGCTGCGGGAGATCACGTTGAAATGCTGTTACAGGTAAAGAAAGACGCAAAGTCTGGGCAGAGCAAGGGATTTGGTTTTATTAGATTCGGCAGTTATGAGTCGCAGTTGCGATGTCTCGCTCAACGTCACATGATAGACGGCAGATGGTGCGACGTCAAGGTTCCGAACAGTAAGGTAAGAATGTGACTCGTTTGCAGAGCGTACAATGTTCTCCGCTATTCTCTACCGCTTTCTCTCAATATACGTAAAGAGACGTCTGAAAAGCGTTAAAGCAGTCAGCTGCATATCTGAGATGCAGATGATGAATGaatcattttaaaaacaataagATCTTTTTCTCGGAGACAGTAGAAGTTTCTTGTTTGCTTTGACATTCTTTGGTCAGCTGTTTaatctcatttttattttttattgaagacTTCAATCATCATCAAAGAGTAAAACCGACAGCATCTATGCTAATCTATGTTGATTATGTATTGCTCTCtaacataaattttctatacGTGTAAACACAATATTTATtgtagataaataaatgatacatAATTTCAACAGATTGTGAACCGATTGCTGTTAAACAGTCGACTCGTATTGTTTTTGAAATGATATATTCAAATGGTACACACATGTCTTCAATCTGTACATATTTTCCACAAAGTAGAGAAAACAAAACGCAACGAAATTTATCCTCGAATTGTCACGTGTAAATTCATCACGTTTGTGCCTTCAGCAAAATTGTCGTCTTGTATTATCAATTGTAAAACTCCTCAAAATGTTTCGATCAAGTTTATTGTAACGAGCCTCGATTAATCTTTCAGCACCACTgcttagatattatattatgttgcATATAACTTCTCTTGAATTTATATACACACGcaaattctattttcattttccCAAACTGATACCAGTGACGATCAGATCGTCGTAGATAACTCCAATCATTCAAGATTTTAAAGctttaaaattaagataaaaacgAATTAAGAGATAACAGAGTTTTATCTTAAAAGAATGCAACACGATATCGAATTTGATTGTTATtatgtaaaaacaaaaaagatttcATGCTGCCATCGGTCTGAGAATGTATCTTGGGCTCGAAGGTATGTACAGATGTGAgcacatgtataatattttaagtagATGGTGGAGTGCTGTGTGAGAGACCAAGATCAACTGAAATCAATAAGCTTGACGATCATGCGTGGATGTGAATGATAATGCCTTTATCTTTAACGGATTTCCTCGTCTATATCTCCATTTACAAGCGAGTGTCCAATAATTTCTCGCACTCGCCACTCCTTGGAGAGATATATACATCACACTTTAATGTATATGAGGCGTATACACTGTGGTATAAATAGGTGAATGTGTCTGGGATATTACAAGAGTGGTGAAATTGTACGGGAAGAATGCTTAAATGCCTGTATGTACGGGTATGTATGTTCACGCGAGTgtggtgcgtgcgtgtgcgtgtacgtacGAGCCGAGAAGAAGCcatgtgtgtttgtgtgtgtttgtgtgatgtgtgtgtgcgtgtgtgtgctgcgtggacatgtaaataatatagtaTGTTTGTGTCTTTCTAAATAGTCGAGAGATTCGCTCTACAGAAGGGAATGATTAATAGTGATCTGGCAGAGACTGGatgggagagagaggagtgaGATTCGATAAAGCATACCCGACGAGCTTAAACGCCGTGCGCAGTTGTCTTTCCCAGGATTTCTCGAAAAGCGATGAGCAGGTTCTCGCGTCGCGAGAATTAtaacgatgaaaaaaaaaacaaaaagagaatcTCAGATGAACTTAATCTTCACGCTGATAGGGACGAGTGTTGCTAGCTAAATTGCGTCGGAGCTTACCCCGAGTTTTTACCGAGCACGCGAGAGAATGTGAGCATGGTGAGAGGGAGTGTGTATTGCACACTGAGAGTGTAAACTGTTGTCGAACGTCAATCTCTGGTACATACTTTCGCGTTTTTCAAcgcaaacattttttcgtgCATGTCTTCCTGGACAGATGTGAAACATTGTAATGGGTGGTATGATCTTGTGTGCTGGAGTATGTAAATGCAAGGAATCTCGTGTCTTCGCGTACGAAAGCAACTCGCGATTGTCGAGTCCGGTTTAGAAAAAGTAATTCATGAATCTGGGAAACGACGATTCTAATGCTCTTAATATACGTCAACGCGTCGTTACGCCGTTAGAATCCGAGAAGTATGAGTCCACGCGGAAAGATCGTGCGAGGCGACGATGGGTATGATGAGTAGAGTGCGACTCGCGAATGAACAGCGATCGAATCTCACGCCACCGATTAGATCTCACGAGTAGGTTCCCGTGCTGAGAAGAATCGTTCTCCGCGACTTCCGATTCGCGATTCGAACGCGGACCGGTGCCGGCGCCGGATCACGTGGAAGCGCATGTACGTACTGCTTCCTTGCCGTGCGAGAGAAGcactgttgttgttgttgttgtgaGCTAATTAATGCGGAGCGGAGTGCgaatgcgtgtgtgtgcgcttCACAAGCATCTCGATCTGTAATCTCTGTATGTGATTGTCGAGGGACTGGTGTAATCTGGTTGCAGAATATTGATGGCTTAGTGATGGCACGTCAGTATGATACGGGCGGTAAGCACGGTAGCGAGTGCTACCGGCCTATACCGGTGCACACGCCGAGCAATCGCCGGGTGCCGGCGTCGAAGCCATACGTAGCCAACGTAAACTCGTCATCGTCCGAGACCACGGCTCCGCCCCCGAGCGCGCCGCCGCCTCCTCCACCACCTCCCAGATACGACCCGGAGTACGATTACAAAACCACCCACTATCCGTCGTATCCCCCGAATTATCCGTACGACGATAACAAGTATAAGTACgagggcggcggcggcggcggcggtggtgctggtggcggcggcggccagCAGCAATCCACGTACAACGCCTACAACGAGAAGCCGAGCTACACCTACGAGGAAACCGCCGCCTACGACTCGCGCGGCTACATggcaccaccaccgccgccaccgccgccaccaccacacgcgaccgccgccgccgccaccgcggcGCCCAACAATCCCGCGTATCCGCCATCCGACGCGGATTACGGGCCGAGGTACTACGGCGAGGGACGTGGCGCCGTTTACCCGGTCGTCGATGGCTGTCCGGACCAGTACGCGGACAAGGGACGGTACGGCAACTACGGATACGACCAGCGATGCTACTACGACCAGGCGGACGGACGCTACGCCGCAGCGGACTGTAGGTACGTGGAGACGCGTTACGACACGAGGCACCCGGACAGCCGACACATGTCGGCCGACCCTGGCCGGGAGATCGACTGCAGATACGTCGACGGACGCGAGATGGACAGGAGGTACGACGCCCGGGAAATGGACGGCCGATACGCGATGGACGGCCGCGAGGTCGACGGCCGTTACGCGACCGCGCCGGACGGCCGCGAGGCAGCGGTCGACGGCAGATTCGCCGACGCGCGATACCCGGTCAAGGAGAACTATTACGATCGCTATTACAAGCACCGGCCGTCGAGGGATCACCATCATCACCACCACGTCGCGGACACGTCGCGATACTGATCAGCAGGCTCGTGACTATCGTAAATACAATCAATCATGTTTCAATGGGAATATAACTAGAGTCGCGTACGCGTCGACGCGAGACACAAGCCGCGACCCGACCTTTTCGCACCAGGATTCGATGTACATTCCTCTGCACGTTGTCTGTACCACGTGTCTATGAGCGTTACGAGAGAATATCGTCGTGCACGGCCCACGGTATTGCGCGCGATACGTTACTTGTTTCGCAGACTTCTCCTTCGCAGGATCATAGAAATATGCGCAAAAGTACTCGTAGAGTCGAGTgaattttagaaattagaCAATTTTCATGTGACACTTTCACGCTTCAACATGCCTACGGAATGTCCTAATTAATTCCGAGCGTTCCTTTCTCATGGAAACTAATCATCGAGCGTTTAACGATGCTCGCTGCGATCGTACAGGGAACCTTTATTGTTACTGTTTTACCATTCTCACACTTGTCCTCATTAGGTAAACGGCAATCGacttcttttatttcaagagACAAGAGACATAAAATCGCATCTCGATCATTTTTCTACACTTACCTAACGTTTTctgttaaaaacaaaaaacactTTGAAGTagcataattaattagttcTTGATTAATTGTGTTTCATCTGATCAGCTTATCAGAAGTAACGAGATAGATGCGTGGTATGTCATTTGTAAAGTGTgtagatatacatatgtatatgtacgaacatatatatatatatatgtatatatatttactgtcGCTGTTTGTAATGATTTCATTCACCTTCATTATTCATTAACTCCGTTCTGCGCATCATTGTTAGAGCACATACTGTACATAATCGAACGAATCGacataaagaaagaagaacattcgcaaaatatatgtatattttatgcatatacataGAATTCCCATTAATTCATGGTATCTGTTAAACATAACGGATATGTCCTAATGGTAGCAATAATTAGCCTGATAATAATTGTTGACACTTGGTCGGATATGTGCTTGTACCGTTATATTCAACTCGAGGGAGACAGTGTAATGTGTAGCACGGGATTCTCAGCATcgacatataaa
Coding sequences within:
- the LOC105278674 gene encoding uncharacterized protein LOC105278674, translating into MSSYIQVAEDEGEEPIELPTEDDTTLLLTTLSAQFPGTCGLKYRNPESRTMRGVRLVDGRLHPPENGWGKAIYFCVFPKENKRKSDDNLENSTAKTKRMETKLRCTDLIVLGLPWKTTEQNLREYFETFGEVLMAQVKKDAKSGQSKGFGFIRFGSYESQLRCLAQRHMIDGRWCDVKVPNSKNIDGLVMARQYDTGGKHGSECYRPIPVHTPSNRRVPASKPYVANVNSSSSETTAPPPSAPPPPPPPPRYDPEYDYKTTHYPSYPPNYPYDDNKYKYEGGGGGGGGAGGGGGQQQSTYNAYNEKPSYTYEETAAYDSRGYMAPPPPPPPPPPHATAAAATAAPNNPAYPPSDADYGPRYYGEGRGAVYPVVDGCPDQYADKGRYGNYGYDQRCYYDQADGRYAAADCRYVETRYDTRHPDSRHMSADPGREIDCRYVDGREMDRRYDAREMDGRYAMDGREVDGRYATAPDGREAAVDGRFADARYPVKENYYDRYYKHRPSRDHHHHHHVADTSRY